In Pseudomonas sp. ADAK18, a single window of DNA contains:
- a CDS encoding sensor histidine kinase, which translates to MKSIQRRLSLGLISVMVVVGLVLAQTSLWLFEMGLQRYLESGLRNDSENLLVALVRGPNGVQLDEQRLSPAYQRPFSGHYFRIDFSDTHWRSRSLWDQELPQLPHSGLKGNLQLGPEGQQLLVLRSDYKRFGQSISISVAQDYTPVRESFRLMRQVGLVLGLAALLLILVLQRVTVRRALRPLETAREQIAQLQQGQRSQLDTQVPVELEPLVAQINHLLAHTEDSLKRSRNALGNLGHALKTPLAVLLSVASSEQLKDHPQLAKLLREQLEQVQQRLNRELNRARLAGETLPGALFDCDGELPGLLATLNMIHGEHLALSYHVRPGLQLPWDREDLLELLGNLLDNACKWADAEVVLRIDEVAEGFRLSVEDDGPGIPESQRDQVFSRGTRLDEQTQGHGLGLGIVRDIVEVWGGVLQLQESELGGLKVVIELPRRQG; encoded by the coding sequence TGGTGGTCGTTGGCCTGGTGCTGGCACAAACCAGCCTGTGGCTGTTTGAAATGGGCTTGCAGCGCTACCTTGAATCGGGACTGCGCAACGACAGCGAAAACCTGCTGGTGGCACTCGTGCGTGGGCCCAATGGTGTGCAACTGGATGAGCAGCGCCTGTCACCGGCCTATCAGCGCCCGTTTTCCGGCCACTATTTCCGTATCGATTTTTCCGACACCCACTGGCGCTCTCGCTCCTTGTGGGATCAGGAATTGCCGCAACTGCCTCACTCAGGGCTGAAGGGCAATCTGCAACTGGGGCCGGAGGGCCAGCAACTGTTGGTGTTGCGTTCGGACTACAAGCGCTTCGGCCAATCGATTTCTATCAGCGTGGCTCAGGACTACACGCCGGTCAGGGAAAGCTTTCGCCTGATGCGCCAGGTCGGTCTGGTCCTCGGGTTGGCGGCGTTATTGTTAATCCTGGTCCTGCAACGGGTTACCGTGCGCAGGGCCTTGCGCCCCTTGGAGACCGCTCGCGAACAGATCGCCCAACTGCAGCAAGGCCAGCGCTCGCAACTGGATACCCAGGTGCCGGTGGAGCTGGAGCCGCTGGTGGCGCAAATCAACCATTTGCTGGCCCATACCGAAGACAGCCTCAAGCGCTCACGCAATGCCTTGGGCAACCTCGGCCATGCCTTGAAAACCCCGCTGGCAGTGTTGCTGAGCGTGGCGTCCAGCGAACAACTCAAAGACCATCCGCAGCTCGCCAAGCTGCTGCGCGAGCAACTGGAGCAGGTACAGCAACGACTCAACCGAGAACTCAACCGCGCGCGGCTGGCCGGTGAGACCTTGCCCGGCGCCTTGTTTGACTGCGATGGAGAGTTGCCAGGGTTGCTGGCGACCTTGAACATGATCCACGGCGAGCATCTGGCGTTGAGCTACCACGTACGGCCCGGCTTGCAGTTGCCGTGGGACCGCGAGGACCTGCTGGAGCTGCTGGGCAACCTGCTGGACAACGCCTGCAAGTGGGCGGATGCCGAGGTAGTGCTTCGCATCGACGAAGTGGCGGAGGGTTTCCGCCTGAGCGTGGAGGACGATGGCCCTGGGATTCCCGAAAGCCAGCGCGATCAGGTCTTCAGCCGTGGTACACGCTTGGATGAACAAACTCAGGGCCATGGCCTTGGGCTGGGGATCGTGCGGGATATCGTCGAAGTGTGGGGCGGGGTGTTGCAGTTGCAAGAGAGCGAGTTGGGCGGGTTGAAGGTGGTGATTGAGCTGCCCCGTCGCCAGGGCTGA
- a CDS encoding methyl-accepting chemotaxis protein, with amino-acid sequence MSLRQLSIQWKITLLAGLCLAGIVTLLVGLSLYRMEQSSQRVKASSMEMLDEAAQARIEAQGEVQALGIRQQFMDAYQYGHGFSRQVLFLREQAEKRFLDAFDLREDLTRQVKAALQANPDLLGLSLVFEANALDGKDELFNGQKELGSNEKGRFALYWSQPTPGKLTSMPLPESDMSDTSLGPSGEKANAWFTCPRATLKPCVIEPYFYVIDGQNVLMTSIVFPLMVDGKVIASLSVDINLNSLQAISQQASQKLYDGQTSVSIISPVGLLAGYSPDASQLSQRLDKVDTASGAQLISALANSAETRSLRSDHQLKVLAPFQPIPGGKSWGVLLDVPEKVLVAPAEALKAELDADNAKGTLLELSLGLLAAIVGLLLVWLMARSVTRPILGVARMLEDIASGEGDLTRRLAYDKRDELGELAGWFNRFLDKLQPIIAQVKRSVQDARGTADQSAAIATETSAGMEQQYRQVDQVATASHEMSATAQDVARSAAQAAQAARDADQATREGLTVIDRTTTSIGHLAADMSTAMAQVEGLAANSEKIGSVLEVIRAIAEQTNLLALNAAIEAARAGEAGRGFAVVADEVRNLARRTQESVEETRAVIEQLQSGTQDVVGSMSNSHRQAQGSVEQVGHAVTALRQIGDAVTVISDMNLQIASAAEEQSAVAEEINHNVASIRDVTESLSGQANESARVSQALNSLANQQQSLMDQFRV; translated from the coding sequence TTTCGTTGTATCGCATGGAGCAGAGTTCCCAGCGGGTCAAGGCGTCCAGCATGGAGATGCTCGACGAGGCCGCCCAGGCACGCATCGAGGCCCAGGGTGAAGTCCAGGCGCTGGGCATTCGCCAGCAGTTCATGGACGCCTACCAGTACGGCCACGGCTTTTCCCGGCAGGTGTTGTTTTTGCGTGAGCAGGCCGAGAAGCGCTTCCTGGATGCCTTCGACCTGCGGGAAGACCTGACTCGCCAAGTCAAGGCGGCGCTGCAAGCCAACCCGGACTTGCTGGGCCTGTCCCTGGTGTTCGAAGCCAATGCACTGGACGGTAAGGACGAGTTGTTCAACGGTCAGAAAGAGCTGGGCAGCAATGAAAAAGGCCGCTTTGCCCTGTATTGGTCGCAGCCGACACCCGGCAAGTTGACGTCAATGCCGCTGCCGGAAAGCGACATGTCCGACACCAGTCTCGGCCCCAGCGGTGAGAAGGCCAACGCCTGGTTCACCTGCCCGCGCGCCACCCTCAAGCCGTGTGTGATCGAGCCCTACTTCTATGTGATCGACGGGCAGAACGTGCTGATGACCAGCATCGTTTTCCCGCTGATGGTGGATGGTAAAGTCATTGCCTCGCTGTCGGTGGACATCAACCTCAATAGCCTGCAAGCCATCAGCCAGCAGGCCAGCCAGAAGCTCTACGATGGCCAGACCAGCGTCAGCATTATCAGCCCGGTGGGCCTGCTCGCCGGTTACAGCCCGGACGCCAGTCAACTCAGCCAACGCCTGGACAAAGTTGACACGGCCAGTGGCGCGCAGCTGATCAGCGCCCTTGCCAACAGCGCCGAGACCCGCAGCCTGCGTAGCGATCATCAACTCAAAGTGCTGGCGCCGTTCCAACCGATTCCCGGCGGCAAGTCGTGGGGCGTGTTGCTGGATGTGCCGGAAAAAGTCCTGGTCGCCCCAGCCGAAGCCCTCAAGGCCGAACTGGATGCCGACAACGCCAAAGGCACGTTACTGGAACTGAGCCTGGGTTTGTTGGCGGCGATCGTCGGGCTGTTGCTGGTGTGGCTGATGGCCCGCAGCGTGACCCGGCCGATCCTCGGCGTGGCACGCATGCTGGAAGATATCGCCAGCGGTGAAGGCGATTTGACCCGGCGCCTGGCCTACGACAAGCGCGATGAACTCGGTGAGTTGGCCGGCTGGTTCAACCGTTTCCTCGACAAGCTGCAACCGATCATTGCCCAGGTCAAACGTTCGGTACAGGACGCCCGTGGCACCGCCGACCAGTCCGCCGCCATCGCCACCGAAACCAGCGCAGGCATGGAGCAGCAGTACCGTCAGGTAGACCAGGTGGCCACGGCTTCCCACGAGATGAGCGCCACCGCCCAGGACGTCGCCCGCAGCGCGGCCCAGGCGGCCCAGGCCGCGCGCGATGCGGATCAAGCCACCCGCGAAGGCCTGACCGTGATCGATCGCACCACCACCAGCATCGGCCACCTGGCCGCCGACATGAGCACGGCCATGGCCCAAGTTGAAGGCCTGGCGGCCAACAGCGAGAAGATCGGTTCAGTGCTGGAAGTGATCCGCGCCATTGCCGAACAGACCAACCTGCTGGCCCTCAACGCCGCTATCGAAGCGGCCCGTGCTGGCGAGGCCGGTCGTGGTTTTGCGGTAGTCGCCGATGAAGTGCGCAACCTGGCACGGCGCACCCAGGAATCGGTGGAGGAAACCCGCGCGGTCATCGAGCAACTGCAAAGCGGCACTCAGGACGTAGTGGGCTCCATGAGCAACAGCCACCGCCAGGCCCAGGGCAGCGTCGAGCAAGTGGGCCATGCCGTGACCGCACTGCGCCAGATTGGTGATGCGGTGACGGTGATCAGCGACATGAACCTGCAAATCGCCAGCGCCGCCGAAGAACAGAGCGCGGTGGCCGAGGAGATCAACCATAACGTGGCAAGCATTCGTGACGTGACGGAATCGCTATCAGGCCAGGCCAATGAGTCGGCGCGGGTCAGTCAGGCGTTGAACAGCCTGGCCAACCAGCAGCAGAGCTTGATGGATCAGTTCAGGGTTTGA